In Providencia alcalifaciens, the sequence GTCTTATCAACGAAGCGTTAAAACCTAAACGCAGTTTCTGGCGCAAGCTAGTCGGTGCTGCCGTAGGTATTTTTGGAGTGAGCGTTGTCGCTCAATTAGGCCTTTGGATCCATCAATCATGGATAACTCAAGACTGGACGGCGTTAGGCACAGCGGCAGCAGGGGGCTTAATTGTAGTGGCTGGTGTAGGATCAGTCATCGGCGAATGGCGCCGCTTGTATCGGCTCAGAGAACGTGCAGAGGAGCGTGATTTTGCGCGTGAATTACTTCATAGCCACGGTATGGGGAAGGGTAAAGCATTCTGTGAAAAGCTCGCCAAACAGTCTGCATTACCGGTGCAACACCCTGCTATTCAAAGCTGGCAAGCAACGGTTCACGATTCGCATAATGACCGCGAGGTTATTGAACTGTATAGCAAATTAGTACAACCGATCCTTGATGAGCAAGCACGCAAAGAGATCAGTCGCTCATCGGCAGAATCTGCCTTGATGATAGCGGTTAGCCCACTAGCGATTGTCGACATGGCATTTATCGCGTGGCGCAACATTCGTTTAATCAACCGCATTGCAGCCATTTATGGTATCGAACTGGGCTACTATAGTCGGATCCGATTATTTCGTATGGTGCTGATTAATATTGCATTTGCAGGCGCTTCTGAGCTTATTCGTGAAGTCGGGATGGATTGGCTATCTCAGGATATTACCGCACGATTGTCGACACGCGCAGCGCAAGGAATCGGCGCCGGGCTTCTGACTGCTCGATTAGGCATTAAGGCTATGGAGTTGTGCCGCCCATTACCTTGGATAGAAGACAAACCGAAATTAGGTGATTTTCGCCGTCAATTAATTGGCCAACTGAAAAATGCCATTCCCTCAAAGAAAGAGAATTCATAAGCTGTAAATTTTGCTGGCAGGATGAGTTGACAGCGTTAATCATCCTGTCAGTGATACCTAAAAGGGAAATTCCCTGTCGAATTAATCAACAATCCTCGTATTAAAGAAAAAAATGCTGCTGATATTTATTAGAAACTAGACGAGTGTCAACAATATGTGACACGGCTCTGTATTACTGGCCTGTTTAACGCTAAAATATCGGTAATTATGTTTTCTACAAAAGGTTTCATCATGCGCCTCGAAGTGACCTGTCAAGACCGTATCGGTTTAACGCGTGAATTACTTGATCTTTTAGTCTTACAAAACATTGACTTAAAAGGCATTGAAATTTCAGCTCAACGTCGGATTTACCTGAACTTTACACCTGTAGACTTTCAGGTTTTTAGTACGTTAATGGCAGAGATCCGCCGCATAAACGGGGTAATTGATGTTCGCCGCATCTACTTTATGCCATCCGAACGTGAGCATAAAGCGGTGTGGGCTTTACTCAACTCTTTCCCTGAGCCAGTTTTATCCATTGATAATAAACTGAATATTGAGCTGGTTAACCCAATGAGTTTGCAACTTTTTGGGGTTGATGAAACTAAAATCAAACAAAAATCCTTCTCACAGTTAATCCCTAATCATGGTTTACACCGTTGGTTTGAACGTGAGTCACCAGAACCTTGCACTGAACGAATTTCGGTCAAAGGCAGCGACTATTTAATGCAGGTCACGCCAATTATTCTCGCCGATGAAGATGGAAAATCTCACTGTACAGGTGCGGTGATCTTACTTAAATCCGTGGCAATTCTCGAAAATCAACATAAACAAGTGGTTGAAGTTGATATTGAAAACCGTGGATTTAGCCAGATTGTGGCGGTCAGTGCTGCGATGACCCAAGTCGTTGAGCGAGCTAAACGCGTTGCAATGCTGGATGAGCCATTGCTGCTCGTTGGGGAAACTGGAACGGGTAAAGATATTCTGGCAAAAGCGTGCCATATACACAGTGCTCGTGGCAATGCGCCATTTTTAGGGTTGAATTGTGCCTCTATGCCTGATGATGTCGTTGAAAGTGAATTATTTGGTTATGCAGCAGGGGCTTATCCAAATGCGGTTGAAGGGAAAAAAGGCTTTTTTGAGCAAGCGAATGGCGGTACCGTCTTGCTGGATGAAATTGCTGAAATGTCCCCTCAAATGCAAATTAAACTGTTACGTTTTCTGAACGACGGAACTTTCAGACGTGTTGGCGAAGAGCATGAAGTTAAAGTCAATGTGCGCGTGATTTGTGCGACACAGAAAAATTTACCTGAGTTAGTGGAACAGAAAAAATTCCGTGAAGATCTCTATTACCGCTTGAATGTCATAACGCTCACGATCCCTCCATTAAGAGAACGAAGCGAAGATATTAAACCGCTCACGAAAGTCTTTGTGTCTAATTTTGCTAAAGAATTGAACATTGATGAGCCAAAAATCTCACCCGCATTAATTGAATCACTCAACTCTTATTATTGGCCGGGTAATGTTAGACAATTACGCAATGCGTTATACCAGGGATTGTCGCAATTTAATGGCGATATTCTGGATGTTGATGATATCCAACTTCCTGATGCAGTTAACGCACCTGCGATTGCTTTAGATACATTAAATGGGTCACTGGATGAAATAACCAAACGCTATGAAGCCTCGGTATTGGCGAGATTATATCGTGATTATCCGAGTACGCGTAAATTGGCCAAACGTTTAGATATTTCTCATACCGCTATTGCGAACAAATTGCGAGAATACGGGCTCAGTACCAAGAAAGAGCAAGATTAAGATGATGAAAAAGCTGTTTAAATTGTGCCTACTTAGCGTATTAATGAGTATAAGTGTTGGTGCTGTTGCACAAGAAAAGCCAAATAATAAGCTGATTGATAAACTCTGTAAAAATGCAGAGCAATCCATGGAAGACGTGTATGAAAATGGCGCATTAACGCAATGCCATTTCCCGAATAGTTCACTACTTAGCGCTTATCAAGAATATCGAAACCTGCTCGGTGATGATAAAAAGTTTTTAGAGGCTAAGTTAGAACCAAATAAAAACAAGGAAGTGATTTGCTCAGATGATAACTGCCAAGCGATCATTTATCGATGGAGCGGGGATCAAAAATTAGAGATTGAGCAAAGTTTTCCTGGAGGAGAAACGTATCTCCAATTTATTCAAGATAATAAAGATACTTCGCTCGAAATAAGATATTTTCCTGATTAATGCCCATTCAGTCACTATCAATTAAACATGCCACATAAATAAGCTCACTCATTCAAAATCAGTTAAAAGAATTGAGTGAGCTAACTCGATTAAATTAAATTTACATCTTTTTCATCGTAAAAGGACGTCTTGATCATTGCAGATTGGTTGTTTTTTCTGCTATAAAAATGGTGAGCAAAGCTTTAATTTCTAAATTAACGATAAAAAAATGCTTAAGTTGTGCATTTATTATTAATACTAGCAACGAGGGTTTTATACCTTTAAGGAGTTGCAATGGAACAATTTACGATTAATTTTATTGTCAATTTCAAGCTACGTGAGTATATGTCTAAATGTCACTATCAAGGCGATATGTTTGAATCCGCGAATACCGCCGCAGAACTTTATTTAATGAACAAGGCAGCTGCGAATTATTTAGCGAAAAAAAATCGTTTTACGTGGGATGTGTTAGTCAAAAATGGCGTTAAACCACGGGACTTGATCATTGATATTCTCACATCTTGTTGCCCTGTTACCCAAGAGCAGGCTCAACGGATATTAAGTACGTTGTCGCACTCGTTAGTGAGCATGATGAAAGAAAATATAATTTTTACGAATGTGGTCAACGCGAAAAATCACAAACCACTATTTTGGGCCTATGTTGATTAAAGCATGATTGATAACCTCTTAAACCCTATCAAATGAGGCCACAATCACCGAAAGTATCGGCGATTGTGGTTTATCATAAAATAAGATTATTTCAGGCTATTTAGCGCATTGTCATAATCAGGTTCTTCAGTAATTTCAGATACTAATTGGCTGTAAATCACTTTGTCGTTCTCATCTAATACCACGACAGAACGAGCTGTTAAACCTTTTAATGGACCTGTGATCATGGCAACGCCGTAATCTTGGGCAAAATCACTACGGAATGAAGATAATGTCACCACATTATCTAAGCCTTCAGCACCACAAAAACGCGCTTGAGCAAAAGGTAGGTCAGCAGAGATACATAACACAACAGTATTGTCTAAACCGTTGGCTAATTGATTGAATTTACGCACAGAAGCAGCGCAAACACCGGTATCTACACTTGGGAAAATATTCAAAACTTTGCGCTTACCTTGGTAAGTTTCTAAGGTTGCTTCACTTAAATCTTTAGCAACTAAAGTGAAAGGTTTAGCTTGTGAACCCACTTGTAAAAAAGTACCTGCAAGTGAAATGCTATTGCCTTTGAGTTTTACTGTCTGAGACATTCGTTTTTCTCCCGTTTATAGGTTGAGTTACAGAAGGTAAAAATATTAAATAATTTTAAAAATCAAATCATTATGTAATTTCACATTCCAAACTTTCTGCTTTTAAATACTATTATTGACCGAATTGCATTGTTACCTTCTCAGCGTGATAAGTAAGAAGGTTACGCGGTATTATACAAGTAATAAGCTCTATTAAGAGTTTATGTTTTTTATTATGTATCATTCTAAAATACCATATTCAACACGATAAAAAGAGCGCTTTGTGCCGTGTTTTACTTGTTATATGATGAAGTGAACGCTAGTTTTAAACTGATAATCAAGTCAATGGATTATTCGGTTATCGCAGTTAATGCTTTGGCTTGTCAAATGTCGATTTAGCAGTTTGTAATGGGTTAATTCATCAAAGCTTAGCGTATAACGCTGAGCGATCTTCTTTTTATTAATAGATAGAAATAATAATATGCATAAACGTTCATTGACCTCTTTAGCTGTATTCATTTCATCACTTTTCCTTTCTACACCGGTTATCAGCGCTACGGTTCCTGCTGGTACTGTTTTAGCTGAAAATCAAGAGGTTGTGCGCCATCTGAAAGATGAGCCAGCATCGTTAGATCCGATAAAATCTGTTGGGCTGACTGAAGCTCAAGTGATGCGTGATTTGTTTGAAGGCTTAGTTAATCAAGATAATCATGGAAAGCCAGTACCGGGTGCCGCACTAAATTGGCACACCGATGATAATCGTACTTGGATTTTTCAGTTACGCCCTGAAGCGGCATGGTCGAATGGTGAACCTGTTACCGCCGACGATTTCGTTTACAGTTGGCGTCGTTTAGTCACGCCAGTCAATACTTCGCCATTTGCTTGGTTTGCCGCATTAGCGGGAATTGATAATGCGCAGGATATTATCGATGGTAAGTTGCCACCAGAACAGTTAGGGGTGGAAGCTGTCGATAAATACACATTGAAAATTGTGTTAAATAAACCAGTCCCTTATTTCCCATCATTAACCGCAAACTTCAGCTTATTTCCAGTTCATCGCGGAACCATCGAACAATATGGTGCAGATTGGATTAAAGTCGGCAATTTGGTTGGAAACGGTGCGTTTAAACTTAATGATCGCGTTGTGAATGAAAAAATCGTGTTAACACCAAATCCGTACTATTGGGATCATAAAAATACGGTGATCACCAAAGTGACTTTTGTTCCCATCAACCAAGAGTCTCATGCGACTAACCGCTATTTGGCAGGGGATTTAGATATTACGGAATCCTTTCCAAAGCAGCGCTATCAAAAATTATTACAAGATATTCCGAACGAAGTTTTTACGCCGGATCAACTAGGTACCTATTACTACGCATTTAATACCCAGCGCGCGCCAACCAATGATGTCAGGGTTCGTCAGGCATTATCAATGGCAATTGACCGCCAATTGATTGCTAGCAAAGTCTTAGGGACAGGGGAAAAACCCGCTAATTATTTTACACCCGATGTGACGGCAGGTTTTAAGCCGCAAAAAGGGCTATATCAGACTCATAAACAAAAAGAGTTAGATCAACAAGCCAAAACGTTATTGAAGCAAGCAGGCTACAGTGAAGCGCATCCTTTGGAATTGACGTTGTTGTATAACAGCTCGGAAAACCATCAAAAAATTGCCATCGCGATTGCTTCTATGTGGAAGAAAAAACTTGGGGTACAAGTTAAATTAGTCAACCAAGAGTGGAAAACCTATATTGATAGCCGTAACACCGGAAATTTTGATGTGATCCGTGCTTCTTGGATTGGTGATTTTAATGAGCCATCTACATTCTTATCACTGCTAACTTCTCAACATAGTGGCAATATTCCTAAGTTTAATAATCCGCAATATGACGCATTAATGACTTCAGCCAGCATTGAAACGAATGATGCTCAGCGTAATGTGTATTACAACCAAGCCGAAGCCATTATTGCAAAAGAAGCACCAATTGCGCCAATCTATCAATATACGAATGCGCGTTTGATTAAACCGTGGTTAAAAGGTTATCCGATCGAAAATCCAGAGGATGTGGCATACAGCCATAGCTTCTATATGATTAAGCATTAAGAATAATGTTTAGCCAGTACAGGGTGCTGGCTAAATTTTTGAGGTCCAAAATAAAAAAAACTCCTTCCACTGGAGAGTCAGAAGGAGGACCAAAAAGGAATAAACACTACAGGGCTAATAATAAGGAAAAACTTTGCTGTTTTATTGCTAATTTGTGTCAATCAAATGGGAGCACTCTGGCAAAAATTAAGAAATTTCATTGGGCTATAAATCGTGCATAACATCTTACTTTTATGCTTTTATTTTCCTTTGCTTAACACCGACTTAAACTTTGTGTTTTGATTTTGTTATTGAAATTATTGCAATATTCCCTTTGATCAACTAAAAATACCTTACTTTTCAAATTAAGGAGATAATTGCATGGCGTCGACCTATGGATCGCAATTTCAACACTCTAACCCCGTTCATGCCTTTCAGTTAGATGGAGATGGCGGTGTTCTTCCTATTGATTTAAATGCCACTGCAACACAACAATCTCCATTTTGGCTGCATTACGATTATAAAAATAAAGAAACGTCTAGCTGGATCCAACAGACTGATTTGTTTAATGACCAAGTGAAATCGTCACTGACGGGCAAAATGAATCGTATGCGGATGGTGCGTATTGGTGATGGCGTTCTGCTAACATTACAAACCCTGAATAACACTGCAGGCCAGCGCCCAGAACAATTGGTGGCATTTCGTATTTTTATGAATAGCCGTTTGATTGTTTCATGCCGTCACCGTCGCGTTCACTCATTGGATTCTGTCATTGATGATCTTAAAGAAGGCGTCGGTGCACAGAGTACTGGTGAATGGCTTGCCGATGTCACGGATGCAATGACTGATGAAATTAGTGATTTCACCGATTCTCTTCATGAACGTCTTATTGAAATGGAAGATGTGATATTACATGGCGAAATTCCTGAACGCGGGGAATTAGCGTTACTGCGTAAACAGATTATTGTCGTGCGCCGTTATATGGCACCGCAGCGGGATATGTTTTCTCGATTAACCGCTGAAAGATTATTATGGCTAGATGATAACGATAGACGTCGTTTACAAGAGATTTCAGATAGATTAGGGCGTTGTATTGAAGATTTAGATGGTTTTATTGCTCGTACTGCCATTATGTCTGATGAAATTACAAATA encodes:
- a CDS encoding YcjF family protein; its protein translation is MSEPLKQRVDFTDKADKPTMESLKQAQTFDEKAFEKFVPVDIQEEQDSQDGEVESLINEALKPKRSFWRKLVGAAVGIFGVSVVAQLGLWIHQSWITQDWTALGTAAAGGLIVVAGVGSVIGEWRRLYRLRERAEERDFARELLHSHGMGKGKAFCEKLAKQSALPVQHPAIQSWQATVHDSHNDREVIELYSKLVQPILDEQARKEISRSSAESALMIAVSPLAIVDMAFIAWRNIRLINRIAAIYGIELGYYSRIRLFRMVLINIAFAGASELIREVGMDWLSQDITARLSTRAAQGIGAGLLTARLGIKAMELCRPLPWIEDKPKLGDFRRQLIGQLKNAIPSKKENS
- the tyrR gene encoding transcriptional regulator TyrR; this encodes MRLEVTCQDRIGLTRELLDLLVLQNIDLKGIEISAQRRIYLNFTPVDFQVFSTLMAEIRRINGVIDVRRIYFMPSEREHKAVWALLNSFPEPVLSIDNKLNIELVNPMSLQLFGVDETKIKQKSFSQLIPNHGLHRWFERESPEPCTERISVKGSDYLMQVTPIILADEDGKSHCTGAVILLKSVAILENQHKQVVEVDIENRGFSQIVAVSAAMTQVVERAKRVAMLDEPLLLVGETGTGKDILAKACHIHSARGNAPFLGLNCASMPDDVVESELFGYAAGAYPNAVEGKKGFFEQANGGTVLLDEIAEMSPQMQIKLLRFLNDGTFRRVGEEHEVKVNVRVICATQKNLPELVEQKKFREDLYYRLNVITLTIPPLRERSEDIKPLTKVFVSNFAKELNIDEPKISPALIESLNSYYWPGNVRQLRNALYQGLSQFNGDILDVDDIQLPDAVNAPAIALDTLNGSLDEITKRYEASVLARLYRDYPSTRKLAKRLDISHTAIANKLREYGLSTKKEQD
- a CDS encoding ATP-binding protein, with amino-acid sequence MEQFTINFIVNFKLREYMSKCHYQGDMFESANTAAELYLMNKAAANYLAKKNRFTWDVLVKNGVKPRDLIIDILTSCCPVTQEQAQRILSTLSHSLVSMMKENIIFTNVVNAKNHKPLFWAYVD
- the tpx gene encoding thiol peroxidase, whose translation is MSQTVKLKGNSISLAGTFLQVGSQAKPFTLVAKDLSEATLETYQGKRKVLNIFPSVDTGVCAASVRKFNQLANGLDNTVVLCISADLPFAQARFCGAEGLDNVVTLSSFRSDFAQDYGVAMITGPLKGLTARSVVVLDENDKVIYSQLVSEITEEPDYDNALNSLK
- a CDS encoding peptide ABC transporter substrate-binding protein — translated: MHKRSLTSLAVFISSLFLSTPVISATVPAGTVLAENQEVVRHLKDEPASLDPIKSVGLTEAQVMRDLFEGLVNQDNHGKPVPGAALNWHTDDNRTWIFQLRPEAAWSNGEPVTADDFVYSWRRLVTPVNTSPFAWFAALAGIDNAQDIIDGKLPPEQLGVEAVDKYTLKIVLNKPVPYFPSLTANFSLFPVHRGTIEQYGADWIKVGNLVGNGAFKLNDRVVNEKIVLTPNPYYWDHKNTVITKVTFVPINQESHATNRYLAGDLDITESFPKQRYQKLLQDIPNEVFTPDQLGTYYYAFNTQRAPTNDVRVRQALSMAIDRQLIASKVLGTGEKPANYFTPDVTAGFKPQKGLYQTHKQKELDQQAKTLLKQAGYSEAHPLELTLLYNSSENHQKIAIAIASMWKKKLGVQVKLVNQEWKTYIDSRNTGNFDVIRASWIGDFNEPSTFLSLLTSQHSGNIPKFNNPQYDALMTSASIETNDAQRNVYYNQAEAIIAKEAPIAPIYQYTNARLIKPWLKGYPIENPEDVAYSHSFYMIKH
- the zntB gene encoding zinc transporter ZntB; its protein translation is MASTYGSQFQHSNPVHAFQLDGDGGVLPIDLNATATQQSPFWLHYDYKNKETSSWIQQTDLFNDQVKSSLTGKMNRMRMVRIGDGVLLTLQTLNNTAGQRPEQLVAFRIFMNSRLIVSCRHRRVHSLDSVIDDLKEGVGAQSTGEWLADVTDAMTDEISDFTDSLHERLIEMEDVILHGEIPERGELALLRKQIIVVRRYMAPQRDMFSRLTAERLLWLDDNDRRRLQEISDRLGRCIEDLDGFIARTAIMSDEITNMMTEMMNRRIYTMSLMAMIFLPTTFLTGLFGVNLGGIPGNEFKFAFSAFCLLLACLIATVFWWLKRSRWL